A part of Streptomyces sp. NBC_00557 genomic DNA contains:
- a CDS encoding fumarate reductase/succinate dehydrogenase flavoprotein subunit, whose protein sequence is MSVVDRQEWDVVVVGAGGAGLRAAIEARERGARTAVICKSLFGKAHTVMAEGGIAAAMANANEHDNWQVHFRDTMRGGKFLNQWRMAELHAKEAPDRVWELETWGALFDRTKDGRISQRNFGGHEYPRLAHVGDRTGLELIRTLQQKIVALQQEDFKETGDYESRLKVFQECTVTRILKDGNRVSGVFAYERETGRFFVLEAPAVVVATGGIGKSFKVTSNSWEYTGDGHALALLAGATLLNMEFVQFHPTGMVWPPSVKGILVTESVRGDGGVLRNSEGKRFMFDYIPDVFKEKYAESEEEADRWYDDPDHNRRPPELLPRDEVARAINAEVKAGRGSPHGGVFLDVSTRMPAEVIRRRLPSMYHQFKELADVDITAEPMEVGPTCHYVMGGIAVDSDTAAARGVPGLFAAGEVAGGMHGSNRLGGNSLSDLLVFGRRAGWHAAEYAQGLAYQRPPVEEAQVNTAAAEALRPFSAETEGEAGPPENPYTLHQELQQTMNDLVGIIRREGEMEQALHRLAELRARARRAGVEGHRQFNPGWHLALDLRNMLLVSECVARAALERTESRGGHTREDHPTMDRKWRNVNLLCTLADPTGGLAATDPARGQIRLTRETTDPIRPDLLALFEKEELVKYLAEEELYE, encoded by the coding sequence ATGTCCGTGGTGGACCGGCAGGAGTGGGACGTCGTCGTGGTCGGTGCCGGCGGCGCCGGGCTGCGGGCCGCGATCGAGGCGCGCGAGCGGGGCGCCCGTACGGCGGTGATCTGCAAGTCCCTGTTCGGCAAGGCGCACACCGTGATGGCCGAGGGCGGCATCGCCGCGGCCATGGCCAACGCCAACGAGCACGACAACTGGCAGGTGCACTTCCGCGACACCATGCGCGGCGGCAAGTTCCTCAACCAGTGGCGGATGGCCGAGCTGCACGCCAAGGAGGCCCCGGACCGGGTGTGGGAGCTGGAGACCTGGGGCGCGCTGTTCGACCGCACGAAGGACGGCCGTATCTCGCAGCGCAACTTCGGCGGCCACGAGTACCCGCGCCTCGCCCATGTCGGCGACCGCACGGGCCTGGAGCTGATCCGCACCCTCCAGCAGAAGATCGTCGCCCTGCAGCAGGAGGACTTCAAGGAGACCGGCGACTACGAGTCCCGGCTGAAGGTCTTCCAGGAGTGCACGGTCACCCGGATCCTGAAGGACGGGAACCGCGTCTCGGGCGTCTTCGCCTACGAGCGCGAGACCGGCCGCTTCTTCGTCCTGGAGGCTCCGGCCGTGGTCGTCGCCACCGGCGGCATCGGCAAGTCCTTCAAGGTGACGTCGAACTCCTGGGAGTACACGGGAGACGGGCACGCCCTCGCCCTGCTCGCCGGCGCGACGCTGCTGAACATGGAGTTCGTGCAGTTCCATCCGACCGGCATGGTCTGGCCGCCGTCGGTGAAGGGCATCCTCGTCACCGAGTCGGTGCGCGGCGACGGCGGTGTCCTCAGGAACTCCGAGGGCAAGCGGTTCATGTTCGACTACATCCCCGACGTCTTCAAGGAGAAGTACGCCGAGTCGGAGGAGGAGGCCGACCGGTGGTACGACGACCCGGACCACAACCGGCGCCCGCCGGAGCTGCTCCCCCGCGACGAGGTGGCGCGCGCCATCAACGCCGAGGTGAAGGCGGGCCGGGGCTCGCCGCACGGCGGGGTCTTCCTGGACGTGTCCACCCGGATGCCGGCCGAGGTGATCCGGCGCCGGCTGCCGTCGATGTACCACCAGTTCAAGGAGCTGGCGGACGTCGACATCACCGCGGAGCCGATGGAGGTCGGGCCGACCTGTCACTACGTGATGGGCGGCATCGCGGTCGACTCCGACACCGCGGCGGCACGCGGGGTGCCCGGGCTGTTCGCGGCCGGTGAGGTGGCCGGCGGGATGCACGGCTCCAACCGGCTCGGCGGCAACTCGCTCTCCGACCTGCTGGTCTTCGGGCGCCGCGCGGGCTGGCACGCGGCCGAGTACGCGCAGGGGCTGGCGTACCAGCGCCCGCCGGTGGAGGAGGCCCAGGTCAACACGGCGGCCGCGGAGGCGCTGCGCCCCTTCTCCGCCGAGACCGAGGGCGAGGCGGGGCCGCCGGAGAACCCGTACACCCTGCACCAGGAACTCCAGCAGACCATGAACGACCTGGTCGGCATCATCCGCCGCGAGGGCGAGATGGAGCAGGCCCTGCACAGGCTCGCCGAGCTGCGGGCGCGGGCCCGCCGGGCCGGGGTGGAGGGGCACCGCCAGTTCAACCCCGGCTGGCACCTGGCGCTGGACCTGAGGAACATGCTGCTGGTCAGCGAGTGCGTGGCCCGCGCCGCCCTGGAGCGCACCGAGTCGCGCGGCGGCCACACCCGCGAGGACCACCCCACGATGGACCGCAAGTGGCGCAACGTGAACCTGCTGTGCACCCTCGCCGACCCGACCGGCGGACTCGCGGCGACCGATCCCGCGCGCGGCCAGATCCGCCTCACCCGTGAGACCACCGACCCCATCCGCCCGGACCTGCTCGCCCTCTTCGAGAAGGAGGAGCTGGTCAAGTACCTCGCCGAAGAGGAGCTGTACGAGTGA
- a CDS encoding succinate dehydrogenase/fumarate reductase iron-sulfur subunit: protein MTSYEARFKVWRGDAEGGGLEDFTVEVNDGEVVLDIIHRLQATQAPDLAVRWNCKAGKCGSCSAEINGRPRLMCMTRMSVFDRSETITVTPLRAFPVVRDLVTDVGFNYQKAREVPSFVPPPGLGPGEYRMMQEDVDRSQEFRKCIECYLCQNTCHVVRDHEENKTAFAGPRYLMRIAELDMHPLDAAAETGLDRKRTAQDEHGLGYCNITKCCTEVCPEGIRITDNALIPLKERAVDRKYDPLVWLGSKIRRRSS from the coding sequence GTGACCAGCTACGAGGCCCGCTTCAAGGTGTGGCGGGGCGACGCCGAGGGCGGCGGCCTGGAGGACTTCACCGTCGAGGTCAACGACGGCGAGGTGGTCCTGGACATCATCCACCGCCTCCAGGCCACCCAGGCGCCGGACCTGGCCGTGCGCTGGAACTGCAAGGCCGGCAAGTGCGGTTCGTGCTCGGCGGAGATCAACGGCCGGCCCCGCCTGATGTGCATGACCCGCATGTCGGTCTTCGACCGGTCCGAGACCATCACGGTCACCCCGCTGCGCGCCTTCCCGGTGGTCCGCGACCTGGTGACCGACGTCGGCTTCAACTACCAGAAGGCCAGGGAGGTCCCGTCGTTCGTGCCGCCGCCCGGCCTCGGTCCCGGCGAGTACCGGATGATGCAGGAGGACGTGGACCGCTCGCAGGAGTTCCGCAAGTGCATCGAGTGCTACCTGTGCCAGAACACCTGCCATGTCGTCCGCGACCACGAGGAGAACAAGACGGCGTTCGCGGGCCCGCGTTACCTGATGCGCATCGCCGAACTCGACATGCACCCGCTGGACGCGGCCGCCGAGACCGGCCTGGACCGCAAGCGCACCGCCCAGGACGAGCACGGACTCGGCTACTGCAACATCACCAAGTGCTGCACCGAGGTCTGCCCCGAGGGCATCAGGATCACCGACAACGCCCTGATCCCGCTGAAGGAGCGCGCGGTCGACCGCAAGTACGACCCGCTGGTGTGGCTGGGCTCGAAGATCAGGAGGCGGTCTTCGTAG